One Drosophila santomea strain STO CAGO 1482 chromosome X, Prin_Dsan_1.1, whole genome shotgun sequence DNA segment encodes these proteins:
- the LOC120457085 gene encoding transmembrane protein 205 isoform X2: MTVGRDLIDPTTTVTTEAAAESAASSATAASTRTATGGVLAALVFLGAFATHFGSQIWMTFVSGLSLYFSLPRHVFGQCQQILFPRYFALNAMLSLTMLVVYAKYFLSGWTTSAGIQMGSLALAAGIEVVVRLYLVPPMLQLMHEKYRIEDAIGSGQEVGSLVQGDLVDCPHYQRIHKGFRRIHMTIAIGNMTVMLTTCLQLYFLASKIRLS; the protein is encoded by the exons ATGACTGTGGGACGCGACCTCATCGACCCAACGACAACAGTTacaacagaagcagcagcagaaagcGCAGCATCgtctgcaacagcagcatcgACGAGAACAGCAACGGGCGGAGTTCTGGCGGCCTTGGTCTTTCTGGGCGCCTTTGCCACCCACTTTGGGTCGCAGATCTGGATGACATTTGTCTCGG GACTCTCGCTGTATTTCTCTCTGCCCCGCCACGTTTTCGGACAGTGCCAGCAGATCCTGTTCCCGCGCTACTTCGCCCTGAACGCCATGCTTAGTCTGACGATGCTGGTGGTGTATGCCAAGTATTTCCTTAGTGGATGGACGACATCGGCGGGCATCCAGATGGGATCGCTGGCCCTGGCGGCGGGAATCGAGGTGGTGGTGCGCCTGTATCTGGTGCCACCGATGCTGCAGCTAATGCACGAGAAGTACAGGATCGAGGATGCGATCGGCAGTGGCCAGGAGGTGGGCAGCCTCGTCCAGGGCGACCTCGTCGACTGTCCGCACTATCAGCGCATCCACAAGGGATTCCGGCGCATCCACATGACCATCGCCATTGGCAACATGACGGTCATGCTGACCACCTGCCTGCAGCTGTATTTTCTGGCATCGAAAATACGCCTTAGCTAA